One Myotis daubentonii chromosome 3, mMyoDau2.1, whole genome shotgun sequence genomic window carries:
- the IL22RA1 gene encoding interleukin-22 receptor subunit alpha-1 gives MRTLLTILAAGSLAARIAEDTSDLLQHVTFQSSNFENILTWDSGLESAPDTVYSVEYKTYGEVGWLAKKGCQRITRKFCNLTTETGSLEKLYYARVTATSAGGRSATKMTDRFSPRQHTTIKPPDVTCIPTVRSIQMIVHPTSTPLRLTLEDIFHDLFYRLDLHINQTYQMHLGGKQREYEFIGLTPDTEFLGTITIFVPTYSKESAPYTCRVRTLPDRTWTYSFSGAFLFSMGFLVAGLCYLSYRYITKPPKPPHSLDVQRVLTFQPLRFIQEHVLIPVLDLSGPSSLAQPVQYSQVMVSAPKEPPGAPPLHSRSEITYLGQPDLSILQPSRAAPPQAGSPPSYAPQAAPEAGPPAYTPQVTPEAKAPPYTPQAVSSYAPQAAPDSWPPSYGLCIGGSGKGSPPGTPSGPRPLRTEGQLQKEPPAADLALQGLASGATEEPQEAKPFPQHLCVDPDRAPDATVLHKGEPGTPGYLKGQLPLLSSVQIEGHPGSLPLHTPSLPCCPMDQGSRPGGLLESLVCPKDDGPGSEPEAPGASALEQPAELDSLFRGLALTVRWES, from the exons ATGAGGACGCTACTGACCATCCTGGCTGCGGGATCCCTGGCCG CTCGCATTGCCGAGGACACCTCGGATCTGCTTCAGCACGTGACATTCCAGTCCAGCAACTTCGAAAACATCCTGACCTGGGACAGCGGGCTGGAGAGCGCCCCAGACACGGTCTACAGCGTCGAGTATAAGAC gTACGGAGAGGTAGGGTGGCTGGCAAAGAAGGGCTGCCAGCGGATCACCCGGAAATTCTGCAACCTGACCACGGAGACGGGCAGCCTCGAGAAGCTCTACTACGCCAGGGTGACCGCCACCAGCGCGGGAGGCCGGTCAGCCACCAAGATGACCGACCGGTTCAGCCCTCGGCAACACA cTACCATCAAGCCACCTGATGTGACCTGTATCCCCACGGTGAGATCCATCCAGATGATAGTCCATCCCACCTCCACGCCCCTCCGGCTGACCCTGGAGGACATCTTCCATGACCTGTTCTACCGCTTGGACCTCCACATCAACCAAACCTACCAAATG CACCTTGGAGGCAAGCAGAGAGAATACGAGTTCATTGGCCTGACCCCCGACACGGAGTTCCTTGGGACCATCACAATTTTTGTTCCAACCTACTCCAAAGAGAGTGCCCCCTACACGTGCCGCGTGAGGACACTGCCAG ACCGGACATGGACCTACTCCTTCTCCGGGGCCTTCCTGTTCTCCATGGGCTTCCTGGTCGCAGGGCTCTGTTACCTGAGCTACAGATACATCACCAAGCCGCCTAAGCCTCCCCACTCCCTG GACGTCCAGCGTGTACTGACCTTCCAGCCGCTGCGGTTCATCCAGGAGCACGTGCTGATCCCCGTCCTGGACCTCAGCGgccccagcagcctggcccagccTGTCCAGTACTCCCAAGTCATGGTCTCTGCGCCCAAGGAGCCCCCGGGAGCCCCCCCGCTGCACAGCCGGTCTGAGATCACCTACCTCGGGCAGCCGGACCTCTCCATCCTGCAGCCCTCCCGGGCGGCGCCCCCCCAGGCAGGCTCCCCGCCGTCCTACGCTCCCCAGGCTGCCCCTGAGGCCGGGCCCCCAGCCTACACACCTCAGGTCACCCCCGAGGCTAAAGCCCCACCCTACACTCCGCAGGCCGTCTCTTCCTACGCCCCCCAGGCCGCTCCGGACAGCTGGCCCCCGTCCTACGGGCTGTGCATCGGGGGGTCTGGCAAAGGCTCCCCTCCGGGGACACCCTCTGGTCCCAGACCCCTCAGGACTGAGGGTCAGCTCCAGAAAGAGCCACCAGCCGCCGACCTCGCCCTGCAGGGGTTGGCTTCCGGGGCCACGGAGGAGCCCCAAGAGGCCAAACCCTTCCCCCAGCACCTGTGCGTTGACCCGGACAGAGCACCCGACGCGACTGTGCTGCACAAGGGGGAGCCAGGGACACCGGGGTACCTGAAGGGCCAgctgcccctcctctcctctgtccAGATCGAGGGCCACCCGGGGTCCCTCCCTCTGCACACTCCTTCCCTCCCATGTTGTCCCATGGACCAGGGCTCACGTCCCGGggggctgctggagtccctcGTGTGTCCTAAGGATGATGGTCCCGGGTCCGAGCCTGAGGCCCCTGGGGCCTCAGCCCTGGAGCAGCCCGCAGAGCTGGACTCCCTCTTCAGAGGCCTGGCGCTGACCGTGCGGTGGGAGTCCTGA